From the Streptococcus oralis ATCC 35037 genome, one window contains:
- a CDS encoding glycosyltransferase family 4 protein, with protein MKRILYLHAGAEMYGADKVLLELIKGLDSKEFEAHVILPNDGVLVEALRQVGAQVSVLDYPILRRKYFNPEGILEYLKSYRRYSQKIAQYVRENGIDLVHNNTTAVLEGIYLKRKVKLPLIWHVHEIIVKPKAISDFINFLMGRYADKIVTVSQAVASHVKQSPFINDSQVEVIYNGVDNAVYHSMQANTVREQFAISEEALVIGMVGRVNAWKGQGDFLEAVTPILEQNPNAIAFLAGSAFAGEEWRVDELESKIAKSSVASQIKRIDYYEHTTELYNMFDIFVLPSTNPDPLPTVVLEAMACGKPVVGYRHGGVCEMVKEGINGLLATPNQPAELSKVIQELVEDPEKRNQFGQASVERQRELFSLESYIKNFSELYKTDRKD; from the coding sequence ATGAAACGGATTTTATACTTGCATGCTGGTGCAGAAATGTATGGAGCAGATAAGGTTTTACTGGAATTGATCAAAGGATTGGATTCCAAAGAATTTGAAGCTCATGTCATCCTGCCAAATGATGGTGTTTTAGTCGAGGCCTTGCGTCAGGTTGGGGCTCAGGTCAGCGTGTTGGATTATCCGATTTTACGTAGAAAATACTTTAATCCTGAGGGAATTTTAGAATACCTGAAATCCTATCGTCGCTATTCTCAAAAAATCGCCCAATATGTGCGTGAGAATGGGATAGATCTTGTTCATAACAATACGACAGCAGTTCTGGAAGGGATCTATCTCAAGAGAAAAGTAAAACTCCCCTTAATTTGGCATGTTCATGAGATTATTGTCAAGCCCAAGGCTATTTCAGATTTTATCAACTTTTTGATGGGGCGATATGCAGATAAGATCGTAACAGTATCTCAAGCTGTTGCCAGTCATGTCAAGCAGTCTCCTTTTATCAATGACAGCCAAGTAGAAGTGATTTATAACGGTGTGGACAATGCGGTTTATCATTCGATGCAAGCAAACACAGTGCGTGAACAATTTGCTATCTCAGAAGAGGCTCTTGTCATTGGTATGGTTGGCCGCGTCAACGCTTGGAAGGGACAAGGAGATTTTCTAGAAGCAGTGACGCCGATTTTGGAGCAGAATCCCAATGCCATCGCTTTTCTGGCAGGAAGTGCCTTTGCGGGTGAAGAGTGGCGAGTTGATGAGCTCGAGTCTAAGATTGCCAAATCAAGTGTAGCCTCACAAATCAAACGAATTGACTATTATGAGCATACGACTGAGCTTTATAATATGTTTGATATCTTTGTCTTACCAAGTACTAATCCCGATCCACTACCGACAGTGGTATTAGAGGCAATGGCTTGTGGCAAGCCAGTAGTTGGTTACCGTCATGGTGGTGTTTGCGAAATGGTAAAAGAAGGTATAAATGGCTTACTGGCCACTCCAAATCAACCAGCAGAACTCTCAAAAGTCATTCAAGAATTGGTGGAGGATCCAGAGAAAAGAAACCAATTTGGCCAAGCATCAGTAGAAAGACAAAGAGAATTATTTTCTTTGGAGAGTTACATCAAGAACTTCTCGGAGTTGTATAAAACAGATAGAAAAGATTAG
- a CDS encoding Stealth CR1 domain-containing protein — protein MNKIDFVVTWVDGGDPIWQAKKAKYSGAVDTSKNSMNSVKAYRDWGTFKYWFRGVEKFAPWVNKVYLVTDQQKPSWLELNSEKLVLVDHTEIICNDYLPVFSANPIESNIHRIPGLSEHFVFFNDDVYLTAPVTPTDFFSEEGLPKYNTALSPIVPERYGTGHFQVNDMEIVTSYFTRDEILKNGKFLSLKQGLKNIVKTLLYRNSKFICGFWENHLTHPLLKSTMELVWEKETAILEKTSASRFRSPSDTNIWLFKYWQIASGKYEVADPNLGDLFSLDNAGPEFWKLLNSGKYKVMCINDGFNVQNEEQVMTDFIKAMDQLFSEKSSFEL, from the coding sequence ATGAATAAAATAGATTTTGTTGTTACTTGGGTTGATGGTGGAGATCCAATTTGGCAAGCCAAGAAAGCTAAATATTCTGGAGCTGTGGATACTTCTAAAAACAGCATGAATTCTGTGAAAGCCTACCGTGATTGGGGAACTTTTAAATACTGGTTTAGGGGGGTTGAAAAGTTTGCTCCTTGGGTCAATAAGGTCTACCTCGTGACCGACCAGCAAAAGCCAAGCTGGTTAGAGTTAAATAGTGAAAAATTGGTCTTGGTAGATCATACAGAGATTATCTGTAATGACTATCTACCAGTTTTTTCTGCCAATCCTATCGAAAGTAATATTCACCGTATTCCCGGACTCTCTGAGCACTTTGTCTTTTTCAATGATGACGTTTATCTCACTGCTCCAGTTACGCCGACGGATTTCTTCTCTGAAGAAGGACTGCCAAAGTATAACACAGCCTTATCACCGATTGTTCCAGAACGATATGGGACAGGTCATTTTCAAGTGAACGATATGGAAATTGTGACTAGTTATTTTACTAGAGATGAGATCTTGAAAAATGGAAAATTTTTATCTCTTAAGCAGGGCTTAAAAAATATTGTCAAGACTCTGCTCTATAGAAATAGTAAATTTATTTGTGGTTTTTGGGAAAATCATTTAACCCATCCTCTCTTAAAGTCAACTATGGAACTGGTATGGGAAAAAGAAACCGCCATTTTGGAAAAAACGTCAGCTAGTCGCTTTAGAAGCCCATCTGACACCAATATTTGGCTCTTTAAATATTGGCAGATTGCTAGTGGGAAATATGAGGTTGCTGATCCTAATTTGGGCGATTTATTTTCTCTAGATAATGCAGGTCCAGAATTTTGGAAACTTTTAAATTCTGGGAAATATAAAGTGATGTGTATCAATGATGGCTTTAATGTTCAAAATGAAGAACAAGTCATGACTGATTTTATCAAAGCGATGGATCAACTATTTTCAGAAAAAAGTTCATTTGAGCTTTGA
- a CDS encoding glycosyltransferase family 2 protein, which translates to MISVIVPIYNVEEYLRYAMESLVNQTYKDFEVILVDDGSTDNSGELCDQYASEYDWVSAYHKVNGGLSDARNYGVTKAKGDWIVFLDPDDYFEPCALELLMELQKRTGARIVAGKGKDAYDHDSYQNYQINEETLAKATLLSSEETLVEMLYGTVATVSAWAKLFPRDIVEKHPYPKGKIYEDLYVISDYLKEVESVCVIDLGIYHYYRRPNSITLSNFNSKHYDFYDSMDHLKEVIQKDYSANTELDDAVIARLFIGSLHIFILISDSSKKEILRIQRKIRPHLGRVLKNKRINLKNKAIYIMLSLVPGLYYRFKKLKKA; encoded by the coding sequence ATGATTTCGGTAATTGTACCAATTTATAATGTGGAGGAATACCTTCGCTATGCTATGGAAAGTTTGGTAAATCAAACCTATAAAGATTTTGAAGTCATTTTGGTTGACGATGGTTCCACTGATAATTCTGGGGAACTATGCGATCAATATGCAAGTGAGTACGATTGGGTATCAGCCTATCATAAAGTAAATGGTGGCTTGTCTGATGCTAGAAACTATGGTGTGACTAAAGCTAAAGGGGACTGGATTGTTTTCCTAGATCCAGATGACTATTTTGAGCCTTGTGCCCTTGAGCTTTTGATGGAACTCCAAAAACGTACAGGTGCTAGGATTGTTGCAGGCAAAGGTAAGGATGCCTATGATCATGATTCTTATCAAAACTACCAAATAAATGAAGAAACGCTAGCGAAAGCTACCCTTCTTTCTTCTGAAGAAACTTTAGTAGAGATGCTCTATGGTACAGTTGCTACGGTCTCTGCCTGGGCTAAGCTCTTTCCCAGAGATATCGTGGAAAAACACCCATATCCAAAAGGGAAAATCTATGAAGACTTATATGTTATAAGTGACTACTTGAAAGAAGTGGAATCAGTTTGTGTGATTGATTTAGGCATCTATCATTATTATCGTAGACCAAACAGTATTACCTTATCAAACTTCAATAGCAAGCACTATGATTTTTATGATTCTATGGATCATTTGAAAGAAGTTATCCAAAAGGACTATTCTGCCAATACAGAACTTGACGATGCTGTCATCGCCCGTTTGTTCATTGGTAGTCTCCACATTTTCATCTTAATCTCAGATTCTTCCAAAAAGGAAATCCTTCGTATTCAAAGAAAGATTCGGCCTCATCTAGGAAGAGTATTGAAAAATAAGCGGATTAACTTGAAAAATAAGGCGATCTATATAATGTTATCATTGGTTCCGGGTCTGTATTATCGTTTTAAAAAATTAAAAAAAGCCTAA
- a CDS encoding flippase, whose amino-acid sequence MKVLKNYAYNLSYQLLVIILPIITTPYVTRVFSSDDLGTYGYFNSIVTYFILLATLGVANYGTKVISGHRNEINKNFWGIYSLQLGATVLSLSLYALLCLTLPSMQNPVAYILGLSLVSKGLDISWLFQGLEDFRKITVRNITVKLVGVISIFLFVKSANDLYLYVFLLTIFELLGQLSMWLPAREFIGSSHFSIEYAKHHLKPVILLFLPQVAISLYITLDRTMLGALASTKDVGIYDQALKLVNILLTLVTSLGSVMLPRVAHLLATGDHKAVNKMHEMSFLIYNLVIFPMMAGILIVNDDFVRFFLGQDFQDARHAIAIMIFRMFFIGWTNIMGIQILIPHNQNKEFMISTTAPAIISVGLNLLFLPKLGYIGAAIVSVSTEALVWAIQLYFTRRYLKEVPIIGSLTKIVLASAIMYGILLGSKTLIQFSPTINVLVFAGLGGIIYLFAILSLKVVDVKELKQIIRKN is encoded by the coding sequence ATGAAAGTGCTTAAAAACTACGCCTACAATCTTTCTTATCAATTGTTGGTGATTATACTTCCGATTATTACGACTCCCTATGTAACACGGGTCTTTTCTTCGGATGATTTAGGGACGTATGGATACTTTAATTCCATTGTCACCTACTTTATTCTCTTAGCGACGTTAGGAGTTGCTAACTATGGTACTAAGGTCATTTCAGGACATCGTAATGAGATTAATAAAAACTTTTGGGGTATCTACTCTCTACAGTTAGGGGCAACAGTTCTTTCTCTGTCCTTATATGCTCTTCTTTGTCTGACCCTTCCCTCTATGCAAAATCCGGTAGCCTACATTCTAGGCTTGAGTTTAGTTTCAAAAGGTTTAGACATTTCCTGGCTCTTTCAAGGGCTAGAAGATTTTCGAAAGATTACTGTTCGAAATATCACAGTTAAACTCGTTGGAGTCATTTCAATCTTCCTCTTTGTCAAATCTGCAAATGACCTATATCTCTATGTTTTTTTGCTAACTATATTTGAACTTTTGGGGCAACTAAGTATGTGGTTACCTGCTAGGGAGTTTATCGGTAGTTCTCATTTTAGCATAGAATATGCTAAGCATCATTTAAAGCCGGTCATATTATTATTCCTTCCTCAAGTAGCTATTTCTTTGTACATTACGCTGGATCGTACCATGCTTGGAGCCTTAGCTTCTACAAAAGATGTAGGAATTTATGACCAGGCCCTAAAATTAGTAAATATCCTTCTGACCTTGGTAACTTCCTTGGGAAGCGTTATGTTGCCTCGTGTCGCACATTTGTTAGCGACAGGTGATCACAAAGCGGTTAACAAAATGCATGAGATGTCCTTCCTCATTTATAATCTAGTGATTTTCCCAATGATGGCAGGAATTTTAATAGTCAATGATGATTTTGTTAGATTTTTCCTTGGGCAGGATTTTCAGGATGCACGTCATGCAATTGCTATTATGATTTTCCGTATGTTCTTTATCGGTTGGACCAATATCATGGGAATTCAGATACTGATACCTCACAATCAAAATAAAGAATTCATGATTTCAACAACAGCTCCCGCAATTATCAGTGTAGGTTTGAACTTACTATTCCTTCCTAAACTTGGATATATCGGAGCAGCCATTGTTTCTGTTTCGACAGAGGCGTTAGTATGGGCGATACAATTATACTTTACCCGTAGATACCTAAAAGAAGTTCCAATTATCGGATCTTTGACAAAAATAGTCCTAGCATCAGCTATCATGTATGGCATTCTGCTAGGTTCAAAAACACTTATACAATTTTCGCCAACTATAAATGTTTTAGTATTTGCAGGACTTGGTGGAATCATTTATCTTTTTGCAATTCTATCTTTGAAAGTGGTAGATGTAAAAGAATTAAAACAAATTATTAGGAAAAACTAG
- a CDS encoding acyltransferase, with protein sequence MQKNRNISLDLLKVLACIGVVLLHTTMGGFKETGSWNLLAYLYYLGTYSIPLFFMVNGYLLLGKREITYPYILQKVKWILITVSSWNMIVWLFKRDFAVNPIKKIVGSLLQKGYFFQFWFFGALILIYLCLPVLKTVINSKRKYVYILSLLVAIGFIVELANIFLQMPIQTHVMQTFRLWTWFFYYLLGGYIAQFNIDNLKYRFKNWMKIVSILLALISPIILFFLAKNTYHNLFAEYFYDILFVKLTSLGIFLTIFSLSLHENGSKWIVSLSNQTMGVFIIHTYIMKLWERIFGFNFVGAYLLFALFTLSVSFIIVGMLMKIPYFNRIVKL encoded by the coding sequence ATGCAAAAAAATCGGAATATCAGCCTAGATTTATTAAAAGTGCTTGCGTGTATTGGGGTCGTTTTACTCCATACGACAATGGGCGGATTTAAAGAGACAGGATCATGGAATCTTTTGGCATATTTATATTATTTAGGTACCTACTCCATTCCCTTGTTTTTTATGGTCAATGGTTATTTATTGTTAGGCAAAAGGGAAATAACTTATCCTTACATACTTCAAAAAGTCAAATGGATTCTAATAACAGTGTCATCATGGAACATGATCGTTTGGCTCTTTAAAAGAGACTTTGCGGTTAATCCAATTAAAAAAATTGTAGGCTCTCTGTTACAAAAAGGGTATTTCTTTCAGTTTTGGTTTTTCGGTGCCTTGATACTGATTTATTTATGTTTGCCTGTTTTGAAAACAGTTATAAATTCAAAAAGAAAATATGTATACATTCTATCTTTATTGGTGGCAATTGGGTTTATAGTTGAATTAGCAAATATTTTCCTTCAGATGCCTATACAAACTCATGTTATGCAAACTTTTAGATTATGGACTTGGTTTTTCTACTATCTTTTAGGTGGTTATATAGCGCAATTCAATATAGACAACCTCAAATATAGATTTAAAAATTGGATGAAAATAGTTAGCATACTCTTAGCATTGATATCACCAATTATATTGTTTTTCTTAGCAAAGAATACATACCATAATCTTTTTGCTGAATATTTTTATGATATTCTATTCGTGAAACTTACAAGCTTAGGAATTTTCCTGACTATATTTTCACTGTCTTTGCATGAAAATGGGAGCAAATGGATTGTTTCTCTCTCTAATCAAACAATGGGAGTTTTCATAATACACACTTATATTATGAAATTGTGGGAAAGGATATTTGGTTTTAATTTTGTAGGAGCATATTTACTTTTTGCTCTATTTACTTTAAGTGTTAGTTTTATTATTGTTGGAATGTTAATGAAGATTCCTTACTTCAATCGAATCGTCAAATTGTAA
- the glf gene encoding UDP-galactopyranose mutase, which translates to MYDYLIVGAGLSGVIFAHEANKRGKKVKVIDKRDHIGGNIYCENVEGINVHKYGAHIFHTSNKKVWDYVNQFAEFNNYINSPIANYQGHLYNLPFNMNTFYALWGTKTPQEVKDKIAEQTTHMQDVEPKNLEEQAIKLIGMDVYEKLIKGYTEKQWGRSATELPPFIIKRLPVRLTYDNNYFNDRYQGIPIGGYNVIIEKLLEGIEVELNTDFFANRENLEASATKLVFTGMIDQFFDYKFGELEYRSLRFEHEILDQENHQGNAVVNYTERDIPYTRIIEHKHFEFGTQAKTVITREYPADWKRGDEPYYPINDAKNNAIYEQYLAEAEKNGRVIFCGRLADYKYYDMHVTVERALDVVEEELGSI; encoded by the coding sequence ATGTACGATTATCTTATCGTTGGTGCTGGCTTGTCAGGTGTAATCTTTGCCCACGAAGCTAACAAACGTGGCAAGAAAGTCAAGGTGATTGACAAACGTGACCACATCGGTGGAAATATCTACTGTGAAAATGTTGAGGGTATCAATGTCCACAAGTATGGGGCTCATATCTTCCATACATCCAATAAAAAGGTCTGGGACTATGTCAATCAGTTTGCAGAGTTTAACAATTACATCAATTCCCCTATCGCCAACTATCAAGGGCATCTTTACAATCTGCCTTTTAACATGAACACTTTCTACGCCTTGTGGGGAACAAAGACACCTCAAGAAGTCAAGGACAAGATTGCTGAGCAGACGACTCACATGCAAGATGTTGAGCCAAAAAACTTAGAGGAACAAGCCATTAAGTTGATTGGTATGGATGTCTATGAAAAGCTAATCAAGGGCTATACCGAAAAGCAATGGGGACGTTCCGCTACTGAACTGCCACCCTTTATCATCAAGCGTTTGCCAGTTCGATTGACCTATGATAACAATTATTTCAACGACCGTTACCAAGGAATTCCAATTGGTGGTTACAATGTCATCATCGAAAAGTTGTTGGAAGGAATCGAAGTAGAGCTCAATACCGATTTCTTTGCAAATCGGGAGAACTTGGAGGCTTCAGCAACTAAGCTTGTCTTCACAGGGATGATTGACCAGTTCTTTGACTATAAGTTTGGTGAACTAGAGTATCGCAGTCTCCGTTTTGAGCATGAGATTTTGGACCAAGAAAATCATCAAGGAAATGCCGTAGTCAACTATACTGAACGTGATATTCCCTATACGCGAATCATCGAACACAAACATTTTGAGTTTGGGACTCAGGCCAAGACCGTTATTACTCGTGAATATCCAGCAGATTGGAAGAGAGGAGATGAACCTTACTATCCAATCAATGATGCCAAAAACAATGCTATTTATGAGCAGTATCTAGCAGAAGCCGAGAAAAATGGACGCGTGATCTTCTGTGGTCGCTTGGCAGATTATAAATACTATGATATGCATGTGACTGTTGAACGTGCATTGGATGTGGTAGAAGAAGAACTAGGGAGTATCTAG
- a CDS encoding sugar transferase: protein MKYYLKDSFLHNAHEKNAGSKARNDVETILISEGYEGLELKVENWYKMNFFKAQQHKNRATKSVFDQLGAGDELVIQFPIIHHTFFISQLIKQAQKRGAKFYLLIHDIETLRHAAGSEVKFRHKVRNYFQEKKALMSVDGIIVHNDIMKKVLVGQGVPADKMVSLEIFDYLIPNFEVQTLPQKDQPIIVAGNLNPAKSGYLYNLPDQPAYNLYGVGYDESRALKNTSYFGSFMPDDLPAALEGSFGLVWDGDSSETCQGSYGNYLRFNNSHKASLYLASGFPLIVWKESALAHFVLDKQCGLAVDSLHDLQKVLDDLTLQDYKELSEQARKVGAALRDGAYLKAALSKLK, encoded by the coding sequence GTGAAATATTATCTGAAAGATTCATTTCTGCATAATGCACATGAAAAGAATGCAGGGAGTAAGGCACGAAATGACGTGGAAACTATTCTAATCTCAGAGGGTTATGAGGGCTTGGAGCTCAAGGTTGAAAATTGGTATAAGATGAATTTCTTTAAAGCTCAACAACACAAAAATCGTGCGACCAAGTCTGTGTTTGATCAGTTGGGAGCCGGAGATGAATTGGTGATTCAGTTCCCTATTATCCACCATACATTTTTCATCTCACAACTCATCAAGCAGGCGCAAAAGAGAGGAGCAAAATTCTATCTTTTGATCCATGATATTGAAACCTTGCGTCATGCTGCAGGTTCGGAAGTGAAATTTCGTCATAAAGTGCGCAATTACTTCCAGGAAAAGAAAGCTTTGATGTCAGTGGATGGCATTATCGTTCATAACGATATCATGAAGAAAGTTCTGGTAGGTCAAGGAGTGCCAGCAGATAAAATGGTTAGTTTGGAGATTTTTGACTATCTGATTCCTAACTTTGAGGTACAAACTCTTCCTCAAAAAGACCAACCTATTATCGTAGCTGGAAATTTGAACCCTGCAAAGTCAGGTTATCTTTATAACTTGCCAGACCAGCCCGCCTATAACTTGTATGGGGTGGGCTACGATGAAAGTCGTGCATTGAAAAACACTAGCTACTTTGGTTCCTTTATGCCAGATGACCTCCCCGCTGCTCTTGAAGGTAGTTTTGGTTTGGTATGGGACGGAGACAGCTCAGAAACCTGCCAAGGTTCTTACGGAAACTATCTACGCTTTAACAACTCGCACAAGGCCTCTCTCTACTTAGCTTCAGGTTTTCCCCTAATAGTCTGGAAAGAGTCGGCTCTCGCACATTTTGTTCTGGATAAACAGTGTGGTCTAGCAGTTGATTCTCTACACGACCTCCAAAAAGTACTAGATGATTTGACACTTCAAGACTACAAGGAACTTTCAGAACAAGCTAGGAAAGTTGGAGCTGCTCTTCGAGACGGAGCCTATTTAAAAGCTGCCTTATCCAAATTGAAGTAA
- the rfbA gene encoding glucose-1-phosphate thymidylyltransferase RfbA: MKGIILAGGSGTRLYPLTRAASKQLMPVYDKPMIYYPLSTLMLAGIKDILIISTPQDLPRFKDLLLDGSEFGIKLSYAEQPSPDGLAQAFLIGEEFIGDDSVALILGDNIYHGPGLSRMLQKAAKKEKGATVFGYQVKDPERFGVVEFDTDMNAISIEEKPGNPRSNYAVTGLYFYDNDVVEIAKQIKPSARGELEITDVNNAYLKRGDLSVEVMGRGFAWLDTGTHESLLEASQYIETVQRMQNLQVANLEEIAYRMGYISREDVLELAQPLKKNEYGQYLLRLIGEI, translated from the coding sequence ATGAAAGGTATTATTCTTGCGGGTGGTTCGGGAACGCGCCTGTACCCACTTACTCGAGCTGCGTCAAAACAGCTGATGCCGGTTTATGATAAACCCATGATTTACTATCCTTTGTCAACCTTGATGTTGGCAGGGATTAAGGACATTTTGATCATCTCAACACCACAGGATTTACCCCGTTTTAAGGACCTGCTCTTGGATGGTTCCGAATTTGGAATCAAGCTTTCCTATGCGGAACAGCCTAGTCCCGACGGACTTGCTCAGGCTTTTCTTATTGGTGAAGAATTTATCGGCGACGATAGTGTTGCTTTGATCTTGGGGGATAATATCTATCATGGACCTGGTTTGAGCAGAATGCTTCAAAAGGCAGCTAAGAAAGAGAAGGGTGCGACTGTTTTTGGCTACCAAGTGAAGGATCCAGAGCGTTTTGGTGTGGTCGAGTTTGATACAGACATGAATGCTATTTCCATAGAAGAAAAACCGGGGAATCCTCGCTCTAACTATGCAGTGACAGGTCTTTATTTCTATGACAATGACGTTGTGGAGATTGCCAAACAGATAAAACCAAGTGCACGTGGTGAGTTGGAAATCACAGATGTCAACAATGCTTATTTGAAACGTGGAGATCTTTCTGTTGAGGTGATGGGCCGTGGTTTTGCTTGGTTGGATACTGGGACACACGAGAGCTTGTTAGAGGCTTCCCAATATATCGAAACGGTTCAACGAATGCAAAATCTCCAGGTTGCAAATCTGGAAGAAATTGCCTATCGAATGGGTTATATCAGCCGTGAAGATGTACTGGAATTGGCGCAACCTCTTAAGAAGAATGAATACGGACAATACCTGCTCCGTTTGATTGGAGAAATCTAG
- a CDS encoding dTDP-4-dehydrorhamnose 3,5-epimerase family protein, which produces MTDNFFGKTLAVRKIDAIPGMLEFDIPVHGDNRGWFKENFQKEKMLPLGFPESFFAEGKLQNNVSFSRKNVLRGLHAEPWDKYISVADGGKVLGSWVDLREGETFGNVYQTEIDASKGIFVPRGVANGFQVLSDTVSYSYLVNDYWALELKPKYAFVNYADPALGIQWENLAEAEVSEADKHHPLLKDVKLLRKEDL; this is translated from the coding sequence ATGACAGATAATTTTTTCGGCAAAACACTAGCAGTGCGTAAGATTGATGCCATTCCAGGTATGTTAGAGTTTGACATTCCAGTTCATGGAGACAATCGTGGCTGGTTTAAGGAAAATTTTCAGAAAGAAAAGATGCTACCGCTTGGTTTTCCTGAAAGCTTCTTTGCTGAAGGAAAACTGCAAAACAATGTCAGCTTTTCTCGCAAAAATGTTCTTCGAGGTCTCCATGCTGAACCTTGGGACAAGTATATCTCAGTAGCAGATGGTGGCAAGGTTCTGGGTTCTTGGGTTGACCTACGTGAAGGTGAGACTTTTGGAAATGTTTATCAGACCGAGATTGATGCAAGTAAGGGAATCTTTGTCCCTCGTGGCGTAGCCAATGGTTTCCAAGTCCTCTCGGATACAGTTTCTTATAGCTATCTAGTTAATGACTACTGGGCACTTGAACTCAAACCGAAATACGCCTTTGTCAACTATGCAGACCCAGCTTTGGGAATCCAGTGGGAAAACCTAGCAGAGGCAGAAGTTTCGGAAGCAGATAAACATCATCCACTGCTTAAGGATGTCAAACTACTAAGAAAAGAAGATTTGTAA
- the rfbB gene encoding dTDP-glucose 4,6-dehydratase has translation MTEYKNIIVTGGAGFIGSNFVHYVYNNFPDVHVTVLDKLTYAGNRANIEEILGDRVELVVGDIADAVLVDKLAAEADAIVHYAAESHNDNSLNDPSPFIHTNFIGTYTLLEAARKYDLRFHHVSTDEVYGDLPLREDLPGHGEGPGEKFTAETKYNPSSPYSSTKAASDMIVKAWVRSFGVKATISNCSNNYGPYQHIEKFIPRQITNILSGIKPKLYGEGKNVRDWIHTNDHSSGVWTILTKGQIGETYLIGADGEKNNKEVLELILKEMGQPADAYDHVTDRAGHDLRYAIDASKLRDELGWEPEFTNFEAGLKETIKWYTDNQDWWKSEKEAVEANYAKTQQVIN, from the coding sequence ATGACTGAATACAAAAATATCATCGTGACGGGTGGAGCAGGATTTATCGGTTCTAACTTTGTTCATTATGTTTATAATAACTTTCCAGATGTTCATGTGACAGTACTGGACAAACTGACTTATGCGGGGAATCGTGCCAATATTGAAGAAATTTTAGGTGATCGTGTTGAGTTGGTTGTTGGAGATATTGCTGATGCAGTCTTGGTAGACAAGCTGGCAGCTGAAGCGGATGCTATCGTTCATTATGCGGCAGAAAGTCACAATGACAACTCGCTCAATGATCCGAGTCCCTTTATCCACACCAATTTCATCGGGACCTACACTCTTTTGGAAGCAGCACGTAAATACGACCTTCGTTTCCACCATGTGTCAACTGACGAAGTCTATGGGGATCTCCCTTTGCGTGAAGATTTGCCTGGTCATGGAGAAGGTCCTGGTGAGAAGTTTACGGCTGAAACCAAGTACAATCCAAGCTCGCCTTATTCATCAACTAAAGCAGCTTCAGATATGATTGTCAAAGCTTGGGTGCGCTCATTTGGTGTCAAAGCGACTATTTCTAACTGTTCAAACAACTATGGTCCTTATCAGCACATCGAGAAGTTCATCCCTCGTCAAATCACCAATATCTTGAGTGGTATCAAGCCAAAACTCTACGGTGAAGGTAAGAATGTCCGTGACTGGATCCATACTAATGACCATTCATCAGGGGTTTGGACGATTCTGACAAAGGGTCAAATCGGTGAAACCTACTTGATTGGAGCGGATGGTGAGAAGAACAATAAGGAAGTCCTAGAACTCATCCTCAAGGAAATGGGGCAACCAGCTGATGCTTATGACCATGTGACGGACCGAGCTGGTCACGACCTTCGTTATGCTATTGATGCTAGCAAGCTCCGTGATGAACTAGGGTGGGAGCCAGAGTTTACCAACTTTGAAGCAGGTCTCAAAGAGACCATCAAGTGGTACACAGACAACCAAGACTGGTGGAAATCTGAAAAAGAAGCAGTCGAGGCTAACTATGCCAAGACGCAACAAGTAATTAACTAA